In the Helianthus annuus cultivar XRQ/B chromosome 11, HanXRQr2.0-SUNRISE, whole genome shotgun sequence genome, one interval contains:
- the LOC110867467 gene encoding aspartic proteinase-like protein 2 codes for MTVTTFVTLLFVVLISISIVSSENHDFHGAVFNVRSKFSAKDRSISSLKAHDSYRHLKRVVDAGVDVHIGGSGRPDSVGLYYTKIGIGTPPKEYHVQVDTGSDIMWINCIQCQGCVNKGYHGLDLTQYDPNASYTEKPVTCQEEICKDINGVTDTVHGCKANASCFYNENYGDGSNSMGYMVKDVVQYDSVFGDLITQLEKASVIFGCGTIQTGTINSSDDALDGILGFGNSNASVISQLASSGKVKRMFAHCLDSDNGGGIFAIGHVVQPKVNSTHLIQEQGHYTVNVTGIEVDAEFLNLSTYAQHGGVEKRRAIIDSGTTLAYLPEVIYKPLVNKIITGRLDMRHLYPHDGYTCMDLSGSLDGEFPAVTFHFESSLSLKVYPHDYLFAYDGLTCLGWQKNDMGSKDIRETIVLGDFILSNKLVLYDLEKQTIGWTEYNCSSNITIMDDISKFLYLVGSHRISSAFSLVIHRSITFMLLVSLLIIHAK; via the exons ATGACTGTTACCACCTTCGTCACGTTACTATTCGTCGTTTTAATCTCTATTTCCATTGTTTCAAGCGAGAATCATGACTTTCACGGTGCAGTGTTCAACGTGAGATCTAAATTCTCCGCGAAGGATCGGTCGATTAGTTCTCTTAAAGCTCACGATAGTTACCGTCACCTTAAACGTGTTGTTGACGCCGGTGTTGATGTTCATATCGGTGGAAGCGGTCGTCCTGATTCGGTTGG GCTTTACTATACCAAAATCGGAATAGGAACACCGCCAAAGGAATACCATGTGCAAGTGGATACAGGATCCGATATAATGTGGATCAATTGCATACAATGCCAAGGGTGCGTTAATAAAGGCTATCATGGG CTGGATCTTACACAGTATGATCCAAACGCTTCGTATACTGAAAAACCGGTGACATGTCAAGAAGAGATTTGCAAGGACATCAATGGGGTTACAGACACAGTTCATGGTTGCAAGGCTAATGCATCTTGTTTCTATAACGAGAACTACGGAGATGGGAGTAACAGTATGGGTTACATGGTTAAAGACGTAGTCCAATACGACAGTGTGTTCGGTGACTTAATAACTCAGCTGGAAAAAGCAAGTGTTATTTTCGG GTGTGGTACTATACAAACTGGCACCATAAATTCTTCTGATGATGCGCTTGATGGAATTCTTGGTTTCGGAAATTCAAATGCGTCTGTCATATCGCAGCTGGCTTCTTCTGGGAAAGTGAAAAGGATGTTTGCGCATTGTTTAGATAGTGATAACGGTGGTGGCATTTTCGCAATTGGGCATGTTGTTCAGCCAAAAGTTAATTCAACACACTTGATCCAGGAGCA GGGACATTACACTGTCAATGTGACGGGAATTGAAGTTGATGCAGAGTTTTTGAATCTTTCAACGTATGCGCAGCATGGAGGAGTAGAGAAGAGAAGGGCGATTATAGATAGTGGTACAACATTGGCATATCTCCCAGAAGTGATCTACAAGCCATTGGTGAATAAG ATAATAACAGGGAGGCTTGATATGAGACACCTATATCCTCATGACGGGTATACTTGCATGGACCTCTCTGGAAG TCTTGATGGTGAATTTCCTGCAGTCACATTCCATTTTGAAAGTTCACTTTCGTTGAAGGTTTATCCTCACGATTATCTGTTTGCCTAT GATGGTTTAACTTGTTTGGGGTGGCAAAAGAATGACATGGGTTCTAAAGATATAAGGGAAACAATTGTATTGGGAG ATTTTATACTCTCGAATAAGCTGGTCTTGTATGATCTTGAAAAACAGACAATTGGATGGACCGAGTACAACT GCTCTTCAAACATCACAATTATGGACGACATCAGCAAATTCTTATATTTAGTTGGCTCTCATCGTATATCATCGGCTTTCAGCTTGGTTATTCATAGGTCTATAACATTCATGTTGTTGGTTTCTCTACTGATAATTCATGCTAAATAG